The Anopheles moucheti chromosome 3, idAnoMoucSN_F20_07, whole genome shotgun sequence genome contains the following window.
GCTAAAAACTCGGCCCAAGCCCGGGGCCCGATGCAGACCGGTGTGCGGAAATGCAAGCTCATGCAGCCGCACCGCTACCTGCCCGATCGTAACGATCACACGGTGGAAAATCGCCTCACGACCGTCTGCCTTTTAATCATCATTTTGTTTCCTGTCGAAGGTGGATGATAGcttctttgtttattttcaacaCACCTTCACAGCCGCCAGCCCCCGGGGGCCGGGGCACTTTGATCTTGCCGGCTTGCCGATGGCGCACAACCAGGACACGGCACACAAGGACACACGAGCGCAAGGAACCGTTCGGGATGATTTCCCGATTGATTTCCCTCCCTCGGTACGAAGTCACGCGGGTCCGGGTCACAAACCGTTTCGCCGTGCAGGCAGGATTGTTTTTGGGGGCTAATCTGATCATCGAATTATGCGCCTGAGTGCTTCTTAAGCTGGAGCTATTAGAGGGCCGGCGTGTTGTTCTCTTCTTCGCTCGTCAAAAGTTAACAGATTGCCGCAGCAAGATAGCCATGCGGCTCAGTTCATCTTTTTTtggtcgttgttgttgctgggctGTATGAGTCGTTTATTATGATCTAGCAGCGATAGgcagagagcaaaaaaaaaagaccagttcGAAATCAGATTAAAGGGCAGAATGATGCGTGCAGCcggaaaaaagtgaaaactaACTAACAAGCTTACGCGTTGGCTCGTCTGGCTTCGGGAAAACAGTGAAAGGGAAATTTGTTTGGCATTGTTCCCCTCCTGCATTCTAAGCATCGTTAATGGGCATCTTATTATGAGGACGACAAGGCAGCGGGGTGCTCGTGCATAAAGGGAATTAAATCATATCAATCTCGCCGTTGGATTTGGCACACCAGCGAAACGAGCGAAACATGACGCCCTGTGGTCCGTATTGGCTTTCACGTGACATCCTAAAACGCATCCAAGTGTTGCATTAGCACCAACACGATGGTGTCGTTGCAAATAGCTAGACGAATCACGCGGAAAACCTCGACACTAGCTGCATATCAATTAGAAGCACAGCACCGTGCCGTGTTTCGGATGGGAATTCAACTGGTAGCGAACACTTTCTAACATCCCGGTTCCTGCCGCGAGGCAAAAACGTGCCCACCAGCAAGCAACCTTCCGAACCCATACTGCCTTGTTAGCCGTACCGTGTCCTAGACGGAAGGAGTTTCAAATTTTGGGGGCTTACTGATGTAGATTCATCGCATCGCCTGCCCGCGGCGTATGGCGTAACCGTGTGTTGGGACATGGGAGCCCGAAGGGAGCTAACAATTGAATTAGTGCCAGGCCGTGACTTTTGAGGCTTCTCCTGGGGACGTGCGATTCGACTGCCGAGTCGCTTTCCCGTTGAACAGCGACAGTGAGCAACGGTCAGTAGGTGTCTAGAATTCGCGGTAAGCAGTCGAACCCACTGGAGCAATCCGTTCCCTGCTGGTGCATGGTGTCGAGTTGAGTTGCCAAGGAATAACCCCTATTCTTAAATAGCTGCAGAATTGGCCAGCACCAAAGCGAGTGTTTTGcaattggtagtttttcatATCCAAAGTTCTTCAACTGAGCTGCACGAAGTGAGAAAGCAACACCATTTGGGTAATGATTTGTGTAACGTAAACttgtaacataaaaaaaggattgaaatgaaaattccCAGTGAAGATCTTTGCCATAAAGTAGCGAATATGTTGCATTAAGCATACAAATCAATCAGGTGCACTTTAGCGTGAAGTACATTAAATCAATTACGTGTTGCGTTGGCGCCGGAAGTGTTTCAAGTGCTCCCACCGATAACCTAACAGGATTAGTGCGACAGTACGACCTCGAAACGAACAACCAAGACATTTCGAACAAGGTTTCCCCGCTGTCTTCGAGTGTTGGTTTTGCGTAACCGTGATACAGCCCGTTGAATATGTGAAGTTATTTCCTGAACCGGGCgcgtttatttaattttgtgcaAGCAACTACTGAATAGAATTGTAGGCAGTGATCGCATTTGATGCCACCAGGGTGAAAGTAACCACTTTCACATTTTTAACTCACCTCAACGAAAGTAGAATGTTGTGCGCTCGTCTaatattgcaataaaatgaatcATCCGTAGGGAAACACAATTATTTATCGTTGCGTTTGCGAATTCATCGACCAGTTGAGTCATTTCTGGTTGGAGTTATTTTCCCCAAAGGATGTGTCTCtttcttcccattttttcCCCTGAAAACCTTGACGCATTCCTTCGTTAACTATTACGGCCTCAATCACCGCTATGATCGTTAGCAGGTTTGATCGGAATTTCCAACCACAAACGGGGCGGTAGTAGTCCGGGCTCAGTGACGGAAACGGGTATAGCGACGAATAACTCACTCAACGATCCTAACTAATGAAAATGAGCTAAATTCCTTCCCTTCAATCAATCGTGACTGAAGAGCTTTGTGGTTTTTGTCATTCGATTTATAACCACGGACGATGAAGGCCATGATGAACTTCAGGAGCAAAACTCAGATGAGTGTGTCACCGGGACAGAGCGAAGGTTTATAATTTTGATGAAATAATCTTTTAAAAtctttgttgcattttttttacatagaAAGACCTTAATTTCTTAACGAAGCTAAAGGCAACACATAATAGTACAGTTGTTTTACAAGTCCCCTAGTAACTCATGGACAACTAGATCGTATCCTAATTGAAGGAAAGTGTAAGTGCTGAGTCCGGTAGCGATGGCAAACTTAAAAATCGAAACGCTTCCCGATCCGGGGAATCGTTATAAGCTCGGTGAGCTCATCGGTAGTGGCGTGTGTGCCAAGGTGTACCGGGCTACCGATACGCAGGCCAGCAACAAGAATGTGGCGATCAAGGTGCAAAAATTCGAGGGTGACATGAAAACGACCATCCAGGAAGAGTTTCGCATATTGCGCGATCACTCCAAGCATGCTAACCTGATCGACTTTTACGGTGTTTATCGCAAGAAGTGCCCGGCGGGGGAGTGTGACGAGATTTGGTTCGTGCTGGAGGTGAGTGTGGAACGAGCATTGAAGTTTTGTGGGTTCTGCCTAACCTCTGCGTTGTTGCATTGCAGTACTGCGACTATGGTCCAGCTGTGGATGTGGTCCGGAAGTTGTTCGTGAGCAATCGTCGCGCTAGCGAGATGCAGCTGGCGTACATTTTGCGCGAAGTGTCGAAGGCACTGATTTATCTGCACGAGCACCATATCGTGCACCGAGATGTCCGTGGTAGCAACATTCTGCTGTCGAAGGACGGGGAGGTGAAGCTGTGCGACTATGGATTGGCACGCGACACGAAGACTACGCTCGGCAAGCGGGGTACTTGCATCGGTTCGCCATGCTGGATGGCACCGGAAGTCGTCACCAGCTCCAAGAGTGGTGAGTATGGGCGGCATCAGTAGCATATCCGAAGACTCCAACGGTAAGACATCTGCCTTCCAGACAAGGATGTGTATGACAATCGGTCGGACGTGTGGGCATTGGGTATTACCGCGATTGAGCTGGGTGATGGAAAGCCACCGTTCGCAGACATGCACGCGACCAGGGCCATGTTCCAAATCGTACGCAACCCTCCACCAACACTCTATCGCCAGTCTACTTGGACCCAGGAGTATAACGACTTCATTGCCGAATGTCTCGAGAAGAATCCGGATCATCGGCCGTTCATTATGGAAATTATCGAACACCCTTTTCTGACCCAAGTGCCTGAAAATGACTACCACGTAGGTCCATGTATCCATATTGAGACAGGAAAGCTTTGTCTTTACATTACAAATATTTACCTAATGCACTTTTAGTTGAGCCAAGAAATGAAAATGCTGGCCGAATCGGTGCTTAATGTACAGCTTCCGAAAAAGGAGGAAGTTGCGGTGGTCCGTGGCTTGCTGAAATCGGCGGAAAATCGACCAGAAAAGCTGCAGGTCGAGGATCTCGCGGCACTGGAACATCTGTCCGAGGAGACGATACTGGAGGAGGTGTCCCAGCGTTACAAAGCCGGTAACACGTACACGTTTGTGGGCGATGTGCTGATTTCGCTCAATCCTAACGAAAACATTCCGGAGCACGTGCGTGGGGTAAGTCTCGGTGACATTGGATGGGCATAACAGCCTATTAATATAATTTACCTTGTGATTCCTTCGTTCCAACAGTTTCACTCGAAGTACATGTTTAAATCACGCTCCGATAATGCCCCACACATCTTCGCGATCGCGGACAGTGCGTACCAGGACATGCTGCACCACGATGAACCGCAGCATATAATTCTGGCCGGTGAGAGCTACTCGGGAAAAACGACGAACTTGAAGCTACTGATGAAGCATCTCGGTGTGCTCGGTGAGGGAAACCCGGGTGTGTACGAGCGTATTGTGAACGGATATAAGGCACTGAGCACCCTTACGAATGCCGGCACTCCGTTGAATCCGAATTCTACGCGCAGTATCCTGCAGGTGCAGCTCACGTACGGTTCAACTGGAAAACTATCGGGTGCTATCTTCTGGGTGTATCTTCTGGAGAAGCTTCGCATTTCTTCGACTAACATGTACGTTTGTGATTGAATGCCTTGATTGGCAAAGAACCTTTAAATCGAAGTTCGTCTCTTACGTCTTTCGTAGGAATCAGTCCAATTTCCACATCTTCTACTACTTCTACGACACGATGGATGCCGAGGAGCGCTTGTTGGACTTTTCGCTGGAGGGTGGTCGCAACTATCGCTATCTGCGTATATCCGAGGCCATGAGCTCGGATAAGCTAAAGTACTGCCGTGACGATATCGCCGGCAACGTGAAAGCGTTCAAGGAGTTCGAAGAACAACTTCTAGCGCTGGAACTCTCGCAGGACATTCTCGAGACGATCTACCGAACGctggccgccattttgctgCTCGGTGAGGTACGCTTCAAGGAAACGGATGGTGTTACTGAGCTGGAGGACTTCGAGGTGATCACCAAGATAGCGGCACTGCTGCAGCTGGACGAGAAAAAGTTCCAGTGGGCTCTGCTGAACTACTGCGTGATTGTGCGCGGATCTGCTGAACGTCGGCGCCATACGGCCGATGAGGCACGGGATGCACGGGATGTCTTAGCAGCTACGATCTACTCCCGGCTGGTGGACTGGATAACGAACACGATTAATCAGAAGCTTTCGTTCGGTAGAGCCATCTAGTGAGTAGTGTCTTTGATTTTCTTTGACGTCCTCTGAACGGTTCGTACTTGCAGCGGCGACAAACATTCCGTCACCATAACGGACCATTTTGGATTTGAGTGCTTCCATCGGAACCACATCGACCAGCTGGTGGTGAATTCCCTCAACGAGCAGATGCAGTATTTGTACAATCAGCGCATCTTTGTGTTTGAAATGATTGAAATGGTAACTTTCAATGAGGAACGCAAGTGAGGGCAGGTTTCATAACGATTGTCGAATTGTCTCTCCCACAGGAAGAGGAACAAGTTCCAGTGACTGCACTTCACTACTATGACAACAAGCTGGCCGTCGATCATATTCTAACCAAACCGAAGGGCGTGTTTAGCTTCATCGACGACGCTAGCCGTGGACGCCACGGGCAGAACTACATCATCGATTCGATCCACACGAACAAAAGTCCCTTCATCAAGCGTACCAGTGGGCACGAGTTTACTGTCGCACACTACACCGGCCGAATCACGTACGATGCGCGCGGCATGCCCGATAAGAACCGTGACTTCATACCACCGGAAATGGTGGAAACCTTACGCGCATCCGGTGAACCGATCATCAAGATCATGTTCTCCAACCAGCTGTCACGCACCGGCAATCTGACGATGGCTGCCGAGGAGGCGCTGGGCGTCCCGTCGGACAAACCGAACAAGAAGAAACGCTGGGGCGCGGCACTGGTGGCGGAGAAAAACAAGGCGAAAAAGATGAACACACTCTCCAAGGGCATGTACTCGCAGGTCCACAAAATGCGCACCATTGCCGGGGTGTTCCGGGCGACCAGTCTCGAGCTGTTTAAAACGCTCTCGATCGGTCCGAACAGTGGTGGCACCCATTTCGTACGCTGCATACGCGCGGATCTCGAGTACAAACCGAAGGGATTTGCACCGGAAATGGTACGCCAGCAGTTGCGTGCGATGGCCGTGCTGGATACGGCACGGGCACGGCAGAAAGGCTTTTCGCATCGCATCCCCTTCCAGGAGTTCTTGCGGCGCTATCAGTTTCTGGCGTTTGATTTCGACGAGAACGTGGAGATGACGCGTGACAACTGCCGTCTGTTGTTGATTCGCTTGAAGCTGGAGGGTTGGGTCATTGGCAAGACGAAGGTGTTCCTCAAGTACTACAACGTGGAGTACATGCAGCGGCTGTACGAGACGCAGGTTAAAAAGATTGTCAAAATTCAATCGATGATGCGTGCGTTCCTTGCGAAGCGTTCCGTCGCGACCAAGCTGAAGCAGATCCACCGTGAATCAAGTGAGCAGTGGTGTCAGAGTTGTCAAGCTCGACTCGTCGTATATTAATTTACGCTAAATTTTCAGTTCGCAAGAAGCAAACGAGTAGCCAGGACAATCAGGATGAAGCGGCGCTGAAAATTCAGTCCGCATATCGGGGCCATATGGCCCGGAAGAAGTATCGGCCGTTGATAAATGATCGTACGGGCAAGCTGGATGCTGAAACGGCCGAGTTTATGAAACCGTTCGCTTATCGTTGGAGAAAGAAGTCCATGTACCAGGTGTTGCTGCAGTACCGTGCCGCGCGCTACCAGGATCTAGTGAATATGTCCCAACAGGTATGTAGAGAAATACCCAAGAATTACCCAAGAATTACCCTACAGAGatgttgaaaaattgcagtaaaattaaattaaaactgcTCTTAACGACTTCTTAAGGACtaatagaaattaattaataccaAAATTAAGTTAAGTTATTAGAAAAATGTGCGAAATATCAATCAATACAAAAGTACGTGACATTTCGAGCCCACTGTGCAAGCGTTACGTGTACTGTGTAGTGCtgtttgcatactttcaggagTATATTGCTTCGTTAGGTAACGCACTTTTCCGGTTTTTTCCACCACAGGTCCACATCTACAATCAACGGCTTGTGGCGGGATTCGCTACCAACAGCAACTGCATCATGCTGGACAAGATCGATCCGAACCAGCGTAATCCGGCGCTGCTCGGCACCCAGCGTACGCCGGTGTGGAAGTTACGGTTCCGCTTTGACGATATTCCCTTCTTCGACACCACGTACATGTGCGATCCATCGGCTGCATCCTACATCTACACCGGTAACGATTCCGACACCGAGGATTGGGATGCACCGTTGCGGCGCAGGAAAAATCTTTCGTCGGAAATTACCCATGCCGCTCAGAAAGGAGTGCGGGCGAACGGCTACGGTGAGGTCGGTGAGCATTCGCTCGCCAACGAGCCGTTCCATCGGGATCCCAGCTTACCGATCAAACGGTGAGGTTCGATAAGGTGCAAGATCGGTTACGGTGTGACTAATCGGATGTTTGCTTCTCACTTTACAGCCTTTCTCCACATCGTGTGGTGGAACCGTACAACGTGGTTAATCGACCCCGTTCACCGATTCAACCTTCGGTCCAGATGTCCTCGGTATATTCGCCTATTCCGTACGCCCGGCAGAGTGTGGACGATATTCGCAACAAGTTCAGCGGTACTAGCTTCGATGATGCGGGTTCCGTTACCAGCAAGACGGCCGTCTACAAGAAGCGGCAGGCACCGAAAGTTCCTGTGCCCGAACCGGAAGTCATACCCGAGTTCCCAGCGAAAGGAGTGAAGAAACGGCCTGCACCGCAACCCCAAGTCCGACCGATCACACCAACCAAAATCAATCCGATCAAGGAGATGGAGCTGATCGGCAAGAAAAACACCGATGAGGTAGGCATTGGGCGTCGTGGCGATTGTGACGCATCCTTTGTAACGTCGGTGGCTGTGCTTTAACATTCCAGAATGACAACTCGGACGACGAACCACCGTTCAACTTCCAGGGTATGCTGCGAAAGACCAACTACAACCGGGCCTCGATGAAGCGCAACGCGGAGGGCCTTTCAATGACCGCGACCAGCATCGACTTTGATGACGCGAACAATAACAGCAACGGTAACAGCTACTACCCCACTGCCAATGCGGACGCCAAGCGCCGGGACTCCACCAACGTGGTCTACCAGAGCAAACCGACCGAACGGCCGAAATCGTGCCAGGGGCCGGAGAATGGTAACAGTAGCAACGGTACCTCGCCCAACCTTCGCAAGCTCTCGCTCTCGCAGGACTCGTTCATGAACGACCAAAAGGCGGGACCATCGCGAAGTCGTTCCACCACGCCGCAGGACGAAAACCAAAACAGCCTGACCGGTGGCTTCATTAGCGAAGAGATCGTACCGGGCATTATTGTTGAGGGATATGTGGAAGAGTTCTAAGTCCCTGTACCGTGgggatatatatttatatatatatatatataaagctAGTGTGCAAACGTTCGAATAGCGCACCATTACTCGCAATTGTTCTCGTTTATCTGTTGCAGGTTTTGCACCCCACCCATTCTATAAGTCCTAAATAAAGAATATCCCACAAGAAGCAGCGTTACATCTCGATCGGTTCGTGTCAGATTTACTCTCGCGATTTACTTTATTGCATTGCAGAACCAGTGCAGTTAAATGGACTCGCTGTGCGACGGCATGGCTCTACCCGTCCTCAGATGTTACACAGCGAGGTGGCTTAGGTTCTTCATCGCCCTCAGCTACATTGTTAggatttgctttgtttttaggcttttgttttacattcttAAGACTAGTAACGATCTACGTTGCAAGAAAACATTCGTGTTCCGCCAGGACGCCCTCATCCGACGACCCCGGGCGACC
Protein-coding sequences here:
- the LOC128300168 gene encoding neither inactivation nor afterpotential protein C; protein product: MANLKIETLPDPGNRYKLGELIGSGVCAKVYRATDTQASNKNVAIKVQKFEGDMKTTIQEEFRILRDHSKHANLIDFYGVYRKKCPAGECDEIWFVLEYCDYGPAVDVVRKLFVSNRRASEMQLAYILREVSKALIYLHEHHIVHRDVRGSNILLSKDGEVKLCDYGLARDTKTTLGKRGTCIGSPCWMAPEVVTSSKSDKDVYDNRSDVWALGITAIELGDGKPPFADMHATRAMFQIVRNPPPTLYRQSTWTQEYNDFIAECLEKNPDHRPFIMEIIEHPFLTQVPENDYHLSQEMKMLAESVLNVQLPKKEEVAVVRGLLKSAENRPEKLQVEDLAALEHLSEETILEEVSQRYKAGNTYTFVGDVLISLNPNENIPEHVRGFHSKYMFKSRSDNAPHIFAIADSAYQDMLHHDEPQHIILAGESYSGKTTNLKLLMKHLGVLGEGNPGVYERIVNGYKALSTLTNAGTPLNPNSTRSILQVQLTYGSTGKLSGAIFWVYLLEKLRISSTNMNQSNFHIFYYFYDTMDAEERLLDFSLEGGRNYRYLRISEAMSSDKLKYCRDDIAGNVKAFKEFEEQLLALELSQDILETIYRTLAAILLLGEVRFKETDGVTELEDFEVITKIAALLQLDEKKFQWALLNYCVIVRGSAERRRHTADEARDARDVLAATIYSRLVDWITNTINQKLSFGRAIYGDKHSVTITDHFGFECFHRNHIDQLVVNSLNEQMQYLYNQRIFVFEMIEMEEEQVPVTALHYYDNKLAVDHILTKPKGVFSFIDDASRGRHGQNYIIDSIHTNKSPFIKRTSGHEFTVAHYTGRITYDARGMPDKNRDFIPPEMVETLRASGEPIIKIMFSNQLSRTGNLTMAAEEALGVPSDKPNKKKRWGAALVAEKNKAKKMNTLSKGMYSQVHKMRTIAGVFRATSLELFKTLSIGPNSGGTHFVRCIRADLEYKPKGFAPEMVRQQLRAMAVLDTARARQKGFSHRIPFQEFLRRYQFLAFDFDENVEMTRDNCRLLLIRLKLEGWVIGKTKVFLKYYNVEYMQRLYETQVKKIVKIQSMMRAFLAKRSVATKLKQIHRESIRKKQTSSQDNQDEAALKIQSAYRGHMARKKYRPLINDRTGKLDAETAEFMKPFAYRWRKKSMYQVLLQYRAARYQDLVNMSQQVHIYNQRLVAGFATNSNCIMLDKIDPNQRNPALLGTQRTPVWKLRFRFDDIPFFDTTYMCDPSAASYIYTGNDSDTEDWDAPLRRRKNLSSEITHAAQKGVRANGYGEVGEHSLANEPFHRDPSLPIKRLSPHRVVEPYNVVNRPRSPIQPSVQMSSVYSPIPYARQSVDDIRNKFSGTSFDDAGSVTSKTAVYKKRQAPKVPVPEPEVIPEFPAKGVKKRPAPQPQVRPITPTKINPIKEMELIGKKNTDENDNSDDEPPFNFQGMLRKTNYNRASMKRNAEGLSMTATSIDFDDANNNSNGNSYYPTANADAKRRDSTNVVYQSKPTERPKSCQGPENGNSSNGTSPNLRKLSLSQDSFMNDQKAGPSRSRSTTPQDENQNSLTGGFISEEIVPGIIVEGYVEEF